Proteins co-encoded in one Armatimonadota bacterium genomic window:
- the rpsH gene encoding 30S ribosomal protein S8 has protein sequence MTDTIADMLTRLRNANAARHDHVVVPASRMKVEIARILKAEGFIADFQVIDRPPQPQLRLQLRYGPRREQVLTGVRRVSRPGLRVYAKRHEVPAVRRGLGIAILSTSQGVMTDREARRRGVGGEVICYVW, from the coding sequence GTGACCGACACGATTGCCGACATGCTGACGCGGCTGCGCAACGCCAACGCGGCACGGCACGACCACGTCGTCGTGCCGGCGAGCCGGATGAAGGTGGAGATCGCGCGGATTCTGAAGGCCGAGGGGTTCATCGCCGACTTCCAGGTGATCGACCGTCCGCCGCAGCCGCAGCTGCGGCTGCAGCTGCGCTACGGGCCGCGCCGCGAGCAGGTGCTCACCGGGGTACGACGGGTCAGCCGGCCGGGACTCCGGGTCTACGCCAAGCGCCACGAGGTCCCGGCCGTGCGCCGGGGGCTGGGGATCGCGATCCTGTCCACGTCCCAGGGCGTGATGACCGACCGTGAGGCACGGCGCCGCGGCGTCGGCGGCGAGGTCATCTGCTACGTGTGGTAG
- a CDS encoding type Z 30S ribosomal protein S14, with product MPKKAMLEKWKRDPKFPVRRYTRCLRCGRPRAVFRRFGLCRICLRQLAYRGEIPGMVKASW from the coding sequence GTGCCCAAGAAAGCGATGCTCGAGAAGTGGAAGCGCGATCCCAAGTTCCCGGTGCGGCGGTACACCCGCTGCCTGCGGTGCGGACGCCCCCGCGCGGTCTTTCGCCGGTTCGGGCTGTGCCGCATCTGCCTGCGGCAGCTGGCGTACCGGGGCGAGATCCCCGGCATGGTGAAGGCGAGCTGGTAG